Proteins from one candidate division KSB1 bacterium genomic window:
- the cybH gene encoding Ni/Fe-hydrogenase, b-type cytochrome subunit: MPNSHAIPYRRVYVWELPVRFYHWINALCVVVLIATGYLIGKPLAITYSSEAYQQYWFGTVRFIHFVTAFIFFFNFLVRIYWGFVGNQYARWTNFIPLKKAQFKEMGEVLKVDVLQAKIKGLISIGHNALAGVTYFLSFLVFLFQALTGFALYSSMSDSFFPRLFAWIVPLMGGDFAVRQWHHMFMWFFVVFIIIHVYLVFYHDYIEGRGTTSSMVGGWKFEREDVLKS; the protein is encoded by the coding sequence ATGCCCAATTCACATGCCATTCCCTATCGCCGCGTGTACGTGTGGGAGCTGCCGGTGCGGTTTTATCATTGGATCAACGCGCTCTGCGTCGTGGTGCTCATCGCCACCGGCTATCTCATCGGCAAACCGCTGGCGATCACCTATTCGAGCGAGGCTTATCAGCAGTATTGGTTCGGCACCGTGCGCTTCATTCATTTCGTCACGGCGTTCATTTTCTTTTTTAATTTTTTGGTGCGCATCTACTGGGGCTTCGTTGGCAATCAGTATGCGCGCTGGACCAACTTCATCCCGCTCAAAAAAGCCCAATTCAAGGAGATGGGCGAAGTGCTGAAAGTGGACGTCCTGCAAGCGAAAATCAAAGGCCTCATCTCCATCGGCCACAATGCGCTCGCCGGCGTCACCTACTTTCTATCATTTCTCGTGTTTCTGTTCCAAGCCCTCACCGGTTTTGCGCTTTATTCCAGCATGAGCGACTCATTCTTCCCGCGGCTGTTCGCGTGGATCGTGCCGCTCATGGGCGGCGACTTCGCCGTGCGCCAGTGGCACCACATGTTTATGTGGTTCTTCGTCGTCTTTATCATCATTCACGTGTACCTCGTCTTCTACCACGATTACATCGAAGGTCGCGGCACCACCTCGTCGATGGTGGGGGGGTGGAAGTTTGAGCGGGAGGACGTGCTCAAATCGTGA